One genomic segment of Oreochromis aureus strain Israel breed Guangdong linkage group 9, ZZ_aureus, whole genome shotgun sequence includes these proteins:
- the LOC120442044 gene encoding uncharacterized protein LOC120442044 — MDKLKAYEQLKKDLENGEITQKGFDNNVKKLLTAEKSDDTTSTRGNEFLSAAEAFGKAKKLLQPQVKKRQFPLNDKRLDHGKSLLKVRLAPMEWKPRTHRKCGRYQKLIMDEAPPRIILQGHETYDDLITIGKERFWPERTEGSEFTLCHSDGTRWSKEEFHKEFRTVSDITHMWKRTLYIGRRQLEVVCLDDQSSISDEDPVTKVGGDESCSLDELPETLIGQSVAEQDFHPETSSSAEFETERVRKKSQSKQRKEENVGSSLGPGGAG, encoded by the exons ATGGACAAGCTGAAAGCTTACGAGCAGCTGAAAAAAGACCTTGAAAATG GTGAGATTACCCAAAAAGGCTTTGATAACAACGTAAAAAAGCTCCTGACAGCAGAAAAATCAG ATGACACTACTTCAACACGTGGCAATGAATTTCTCA gtgcagcagaggCCTTTGGTAAAGCCAAGAAACTACTACAGCCTCAAGTAAAGAAAAGGCAGTTTCCATTGAATGATAAACGTTTGGACCATGGCAAATCATTATTGAAG GTCAGACTGGCTCCCATGGAGTGGAAGCCAAGAACTCATAGAAAGTGTGGACGGTACCAGAAGTTAATAATGGACGAAGCTCCACCTCGAATCATTCTGCAAGGCCATGAAACCTATGATGATTTAATTACCATAGGCAAAGAACGCTTCTGGCCAGAGCGTACTGAGGGGAGTGAGTTCACTCTTTGCCATTCTGACGGGACCAGGTGGAGTAAGGAGGAGTTCCACAAAGAATTCAGAACTGTTTCTGATATTACACATATGTGGAAAAGAACACTATACATCGGGCGAAGACAACTGG AGGTCGTGTGTTTGGATGATCAAAGTTCCATCTCAG ATGAAGACCCTGTAACTAAAGTGGGTGGTGATGAAAGTTGCAGTTTAG ATGAACTTCCTGAAACCCTCATAGGACAAAGTGTTGCAGAACAG GATTTCCATCCAGAAACATCCAGCTCAGCTGAATTTGAAACAGAGAGAGTCAGAAAGAAAAGCCAGTCCAAGCAAAGGAAGGAGGAAAATGTAGGGTCATCTCTAGGTCCAGGTGGAGCA GGCTAA